In Chitinophagaceae bacterium, the DNA window TTCAGTATGATAAGACACAAAAGGTTGCATCGGTGAAAATATATGATATGATGGGTAGAGTGGTAAATGTAGGGGCAGAAAGTCTTCTGCCCTTACAGATAGATATAAAAGCCCTACCCAAAGGAGAATATATTATAATACTCTATGGAGAAAAAGGAGAGGTATGGAAAGCAGAAAAGGTAATAAAAGAATAAATATTTATTATCATACATACTAAAAGAGAGCGTTGGTTCTCTTTTTTTTATTTACTTACCTTAGGCAAACATATAATACAATTTCATACTTTTACATGTGAATCCGCTTTTTGAATATATTGTTTGCATAAGAGGATAAACTAAAATGAACTTCAATACCATCGTATTGGTGAAATAAAATATTC includes these proteins:
- a CDS encoding T9SS type A sorting domain-containing protein, with amino-acid sequence QYDKTQKVASVKIYDMMGRVVNVGAESLLPLQIDIKALPKGEYIIILYGEKGEVWKAEKVIKE